Proteins from one Synechococcales cyanobacterium CNB genomic window:
- a CDS encoding DUF1553 domain-containing protein: MPRLLNQARIVRLLRGAWWTLSVGGVIGGLGVAAALVVGTQGGHPSAVVVPATVVGVPVQRAGGVDFNRDVRPILSDACFKCHGPDESAREAGLRLDTWEGATAARERGAAVVPGDAGASLLVRMVTASEPAERMPPADSGKTLTAGQVETLRAWIDAGAEYSAHWAFVVPERPGVPRVRGEAFQGWVRTPIDVFIAAQLAEAGLTPSPEADRRTLIRRASLDVTGLPPTPEEVEAFVADARPDAWERVVDRLLASPRYGERMALEWLDAARYADSNGYHIDNERYMWRWREWVIEAFNRNVPFDRFTVEQIAGDLLPGATAEERIASGFNRNHMINFEGGAIAEEYLNEYVVDRVNTTATVWLGLTMACAQCHDHKYDPITQRDFYRFYAFFNTVSEQGIDGREGNAAPTMMAPDPGQEAALAAVRESIARQSASVEGPLPEVDAAQAAWERSLSDSLSGRWRWLTPERVESSGGSALEALEDGSVLASGVNPDVDVYEFEAVVEGRVEAVRLEALTHESLPHGGAGRAYNGNFVLTGFEVEAAPAREGEFRAVAIAGARADHEQATFPVRNAIDGDAGSGWAVTGYERRENRTAEFVPAEPAGFEGGTRVRVRLRFESKFGQHGIGRFRLAVSSDGAYAAAVRPAVMGAWSVAGPYAAESGRAAFERAFGPEAGEDVEWVERAEFVDGMAHELTGMNSATYLRRTVHVPSARTLRVSLGSDDAIKVWVNGEQVHTNAAARSVAPDQDFVDLALREGENELLLKVVNYAGGYAFYFDPRGGDGDIAPLPVLLAAERPEAERTEAQRALLRDHFRATRSPEWLAMKATLEDMRAEERALLAAIPTVMVMQEMETPRETRVLARGHYEHPVGDALSPGIPEFLGRLPEGAKPDRLALAEWLVGPANPLTARVFVNRVWQMLFGSGLVRTSEDFGAQSEWPSHPELLDWLAVEFVESGWDVKGLVRLILASSVYRQSSRVTADRLEADADNRLLSRGPRFRLGAEAVRDTALAASGLLSERIGGPGVRPYQPPDVWKDVAYDPFGQEFSGQVYVPSEGEDLYRRSMYTYRKRTAPHPAMAVFDAPNFETCIVRRGRTNTPLQALNLMNDPTYVEAARSLAERAMRAEGGAERRLAFIFARTLSRVPTAAEAGVLLGQYESELAAFRGDAAAAEALLSVGASGRDTTLDAAEHAAWTMVCTTVMNLDEFITKN, from the coding sequence GTGCCTCGACTCTTGAACCAGGCCCGCATTGTCAGGCTCCTGAGGGGGGCGTGGTGGACACTTTCGGTCGGGGGCGTGATCGGGGGGCTGGGGGTGGCGGCTGCGCTCGTGGTAGGAACGCAAGGGGGACACCCGTCGGCTGTCGTTGTGCCGGCGACGGTGGTCGGGGTGCCGGTTCAACGTGCGGGCGGCGTGGACTTCAACCGGGACGTGCGGCCGATTTTGTCGGATGCGTGCTTCAAGTGTCACGGGCCGGATGAGTCGGCGCGGGAGGCGGGCCTGCGGCTGGATACGTGGGAGGGGGCGACAGCGGCTCGGGAGCGGGGAGCGGCTGTGGTGCCGGGGGATGCGGGGGCGAGCCTGCTGGTGCGGATGGTGACGGCGTCGGAGCCGGCGGAGCGAATGCCGCCGGCGGACTCGGGGAAGACGCTGACAGCGGGACAGGTGGAGACGCTTCGTGCGTGGATCGACGCTGGGGCGGAGTACTCTGCGCACTGGGCGTTCGTCGTGCCGGAGCGACCGGGTGTGCCTCGGGTGCGTGGAGAGGCGTTTCAGGGATGGGTACGGACGCCGATCGATGTGTTCATCGCGGCGCAATTGGCGGAGGCTGGTCTGACGCCGTCGCCGGAGGCGGACCGTCGGACGCTGATCCGTCGGGCGTCGCTGGACGTGACGGGGCTGCCGCCGACGCCCGAGGAGGTCGAGGCGTTCGTGGCGGATGCGCGGCCGGACGCGTGGGAGCGCGTGGTGGATCGGCTGCTGGCTTCGCCGCGGTACGGGGAGCGGATGGCGCTGGAGTGGCTTGACGCGGCGCGGTACGCGGACAGCAACGGGTACCACATCGACAACGAGCGGTACATGTGGCGTTGGCGCGAGTGGGTGATCGAGGCGTTCAACCGGAACGTGCCGTTTGATCGGTTCACGGTGGAGCAGATCGCGGGCGACCTGCTGCCCGGGGCGACGGCGGAGGAGCGGATCGCGAGCGGGTTCAACCGGAACCACATGATCAACTTCGAGGGGGGGGCGATCGCGGAGGAGTACCTGAACGAGTACGTGGTCGATCGTGTGAACACGACGGCGACGGTGTGGCTCGGGCTGACGATGGCGTGCGCGCAGTGCCACGACCACAAGTATGACCCGATCACGCAGCGGGATTTCTACCGGTTCTACGCGTTCTTCAACACGGTGTCGGAGCAGGGGATTGACGGTCGGGAGGGGAACGCCGCGCCGACGATGATGGCGCCGGACCCGGGGCAGGAGGCCGCGCTGGCGGCGGTGCGTGAGAGCATCGCGAGGCAGTCTGCGAGTGTGGAAGGCCCGCTGCCGGAGGTGGACGCTGCGCAGGCGGCGTGGGAGCGGAGCCTGTCGGACTCGCTGTCGGGTCGGTGGCGGTGGCTGACTCCGGAGCGTGTGGAGTCTTCGGGTGGATCGGCGCTGGAGGCGTTGGAGGATGGTTCTGTGCTGGCGTCGGGCGTGAACCCGGACGTGGACGTGTACGAGTTCGAGGCGGTGGTGGAGGGCCGAGTGGAAGCGGTGCGACTGGAGGCGTTGACGCACGAGTCGTTGCCGCACGGTGGGGCTGGGCGGGCGTACAACGGGAACTTCGTGCTGACGGGGTTCGAGGTCGAGGCCGCGCCGGCGAGGGAAGGGGAGTTCCGGGCGGTGGCGATCGCGGGTGCGCGGGCGGACCACGAGCAGGCGACGTTCCCGGTGCGGAACGCGATCGACGGCGACGCGGGGAGCGGTTGGGCGGTGACGGGGTACGAACGTCGCGAGAACCGGACGGCGGAGTTCGTGCCGGCGGAGCCGGCGGGTTTCGAGGGCGGGACTCGTGTGCGCGTGCGGCTGCGGTTCGAGTCGAAGTTCGGGCAGCACGGGATCGGGCGGTTCCGGCTGGCGGTGTCTTCGGACGGGGCGTACGCGGCGGCGGTGAGGCCGGCGGTGATGGGGGCGTGGTCTGTGGCGGGGCCGTATGCGGCGGAGTCTGGGCGTGCGGCGTTCGAACGGGCGTTCGGCCCTGAGGCCGGCGAGGACGTCGAGTGGGTCGAGCGGGCGGAGTTCGTGGACGGCATGGCGCACGAACTGACGGGGATGAACTCGGCGACGTACCTGCGGCGGACGGTTCACGTGCCGTCGGCGCGCACGCTGCGGGTGTCGCTCGGGTCGGACGACGCGATCAAGGTGTGGGTGAACGGGGAGCAGGTGCATACGAACGCAGCCGCGCGGAGTGTCGCGCCGGACCAGGACTTCGTCGATCTCGCGCTGCGCGAGGGCGAGAACGAGCTGCTTCTGAAGGTGGTGAACTACGCCGGCGGGTATGCGTTCTACTTTGACCCGAGGGGGGGGGACGGGGACATTGCGCCGTTGCCCGTGCTGCTGGCGGCGGAGAGGCCTGAGGCGGAGCGGACGGAGGCGCAGCGGGCGCTGCTGCGGGATCACTTCCGGGCGACGCGGTCGCCGGAGTGGCTGGCGATGAAGGCGACGCTGGAGGACATGCGTGCCGAGGAGCGTGCGCTGCTGGCGGCGATCCCGACGGTGATGGTGATGCAGGAGATGGAGACGCCGCGCGAGACGCGGGTGCTGGCACGGGGGCACTACGAGCATCCTGTCGGCGATGCGCTGAGCCCGGGGATCCCTGAGTTTCTGGGTCGGCTGCCGGAGGGGGCGAAGCCGGATCGGCTTGCGCTGGCGGAGTGGCTGGTAGGGCCTGCGAACCCGCTGACGGCACGGGTGTTCGTGAACCGTGTGTGGCAGATGCTGTTCGGGTCCGGCCTGGTGCGCACGAGCGAGGACTTCGGAGCGCAGAGCGAGTGGCCCTCGCACCCGGAGTTGCTGGACTGGCTGGCGGTGGAGTTCGTGGAGTCGGGGTGGGATGTGAAGGGGCTGGTGCGGCTGATCCTGGCCTCGTCGGTGTATCGGCAGTCATCGCGGGTGACGGCGGATCGGCTGGAGGCGGACGCGGACAACCGGCTGCTGTCGCGCGGGCCGCGGTTCCGGCTTGGAGCGGAGGCGGTGAGGGATACGGCGCTGGCGGCGTCGGGGCTGCTGTCGGAGCGGATCGGGGGGCCTGGCGTGAGGCCGTATCAGCCGCCGGACGTGTGGAAGGATGTGGCGTACGACCCGTTCGGGCAGGAGTTCTCGGGGCAGGTGTACGTGCCGAGCGAGGGGGAGGACCTCTACCGGCGGAGCATGTACACGTACCGCAAGCGCACCGCTCCGCACCCTGCGATGGCGGTGTTCGACGCGCCGAACTTCGAGACGTGCATCGTGCGACGGGGGCGGACGAACACGCCGCTGCAGGCGCTGAACCTGATGAACGACCCGACGTACGTGGAGGCGGCGCGTTCGCTGGCTGAGCGGGCGATGCGGGCGGAGGGGGGGGCGGAACGCCGGCTGGCGTTCATCTTCGCGCGGACGCTGAGCCGGGTGCCGACGGCGGCGGAAGCGGGCGTGCTGCTGGGGCAGTATGAGAGCGAACTGGCGGCGTTCCGGGGGGACGCGGCGGCGGCGGAGGCGCTGCTGTCGGTCGGGGCATCGGGGCGCGACACGACACTGGACGCCGCGGAGCACGCGGCGTGGACGATGGTGTGCACGACGGTGATGAACCTGGACGAGTTCATCACCAAGAACTGA